The uncultured Desulfuromonas sp. genome has a segment encoding these proteins:
- the ptsP gene encoding phosphoenolpyruvate--protein phosphotransferase: protein MNNPTTESLGISTLEDISALILQSHDLSETLNNIVSLVARRMHSEVCSIYLLDEDGETLWLRATQGLTPEAIGMVSMKLGEGLASMAIEQGHPISILEPEEHPRYLYFQETGEEQFHCFLAVPLMDRRNPIGVITLQSTEKRAFSPTEISTMTTIAFQVSTVVTNAQLLNSIQENKLQPQTPALEADEHPQKQSAIRGTVAYPGVISGPVYVLDEQSGFADILDEENIDIHEEIDRLNNALEETRIQTLFLEKRVATRLSEQDAAIFHTHLMILEDRGFIDQMTGEIRSGHSAPYALKKVIGEYTEAFARMEDPYLRERASDTVDIGRRLLANLTGQQEKTLQFKRPGILFAKEILPSDMAILDHEKLLGIVTEAGEQNSHAVIMAKALGIPALVGVKGVTKKVSSGANVILDANSGCLFIDPVEGIIEEYRRLEEDSGKELHRLSEFRDRPAVSKDGVHVTLRANIGLLSDVAVALRNGADGVGLYRTEFPYMTRSNFPDRNDQYQLCKKIVESFDGPVTIRTLDIGGDKGLPYFSPPAEDNPFMGWRSVRVSLDNRDIFRTQIEAILMAGCHGKVKLLFPMISGVEEVRACKEVIEEAKNNLRRENIPFAEDIPLGVMIEVPAAVQMCKFLATEVDFFALGTNDLVQYMLAADRNNPLVNKYYNPLHPAILQAIKYVSDTANRLGKGVCLCGEMAADPLSFLVLLGIGIREFSMVAPFIPRTKAFLSDLNCSDATYIAEEVLQMGGSEQIHDFLVAAVNDLHS, encoded by the coding sequence ATGAACAACCCAACCACAGAGTCCCTGGGCATCAGTACCCTGGAGGACATCAGCGCACTGATTCTGCAGTCGCATGACCTCAGCGAGACATTGAACAATATTGTCAGTCTCGTTGCCAGACGGATGCATTCGGAGGTGTGTTCAATCTATCTTCTTGATGAGGATGGAGAAACCTTGTGGTTGCGCGCAACGCAGGGGCTCACCCCGGAAGCGATCGGCATGGTCAGCATGAAATTGGGTGAAGGTCTGGCGAGCATGGCCATTGAACAGGGCCACCCCATCTCCATTCTCGAACCCGAGGAACACCCACGCTATCTCTATTTTCAGGAAACAGGTGAGGAACAGTTCCACTGCTTTCTGGCTGTTCCCTTGATGGATCGACGCAATCCAATCGGTGTCATCACCCTGCAAAGCACCGAAAAACGGGCGTTCAGCCCGACAGAAATCAGCACTATGACCACCATCGCCTTCCAAGTATCGACGGTGGTGACCAATGCTCAGTTACTCAATTCCATTCAGGAAAACAAACTGCAACCCCAAACTCCGGCGCTCGAAGCTGACGAACACCCGCAAAAACAAAGTGCCATTCGAGGCACGGTGGCCTATCCCGGCGTTATCTCCGGTCCGGTCTATGTTTTAGACGAACAAAGCGGCTTTGCCGACATTCTTGATGAAGAGAATATCGACATCCATGAAGAGATTGATCGTCTCAACAACGCTCTCGAAGAAACAAGGATTCAGACCCTGTTTCTCGAAAAGCGCGTTGCCACACGACTTTCCGAGCAGGATGCGGCCATCTTCCACACCCATCTGATGATCCTTGAAGACCGTGGCTTTATCGATCAGATGACCGGTGAAATCCGCAGCGGTCACAGCGCGCCTTATGCACTGAAGAAAGTGATCGGCGAATACACAGAAGCTTTTGCGCGCATGGAAGATCCCTATCTGCGTGAGCGGGCCAGTGATACCGTCGATATCGGCCGAAGGCTGTTAGCCAACCTGACCGGGCAGCAGGAAAAAACCCTGCAATTCAAGCGTCCCGGCATCCTGTTCGCCAAGGAGATCCTGCCTTCGGACATGGCAATTCTCGACCACGAGAAGCTGCTGGGGATTGTTACTGAAGCGGGAGAACAAAATTCCCATGCCGTTATTATGGCGAAAGCATTAGGCATTCCGGCCCTTGTCGGCGTCAAAGGCGTGACAAAGAAAGTGTCCTCCGGCGCGAATGTTATTCTTGACGCCAACTCAGGCTGCCTGTTTATTGATCCTGTTGAAGGCATTATCGAAGAATACCGGCGCCTTGAAGAGGACAGTGGCAAGGAGCTGCACCGACTCAGCGAATTTCGTGACCGGCCGGCGGTCTCCAAAGACGGCGTCCATGTGACATTGCGTGCCAACATCGGCCTGCTCAGCGATGTCGCGGTTGCCCTGCGTAACGGGGCTGACGGTGTCGGCCTTTATCGCACCGAATTTCCCTACATGACGCGCAGTAATTTCCCTGACCGCAACGACCAATATCAGTTATGCAAAAAGATTGTCGAGAGCTTTGATGGCCCGGTAACCATTCGTACCCTGGACATCGGTGGTGACAAAGGATTGCCCTACTTCAGCCCCCCTGCCGAGGATAATCCGTTCATGGGCTGGCGTTCGGTTCGCGTCTCTCTCGATAATCGGGATATTTTTCGCACTCAGATTGAAGCGATTCTCATGGCGGGTTGTCATGGCAAGGTCAAGCTGCTGTTCCCGATGATTTCCGGTGTCGAAGAAGTTCGGGCCTGCAAGGAAGTGATTGAGGAAGCAAAGAACAATCTGCGCCGTGAAAATATCCCCTTTGCCGAAGATATTCCACTCGGCGTCATGATTGAAGTTCCTGCCGCTGTTCAAATGTGTAAATTTCTGGCCACAGAGGTTGATTTTTTTGCTTTGGGCACCAATGATCTGGTTCAATATATGTTGGCCGCAGACCGCAACAACCCCCTGGTCAACAAATATTACAACCCCCTTCACCCAGCCATTCTTCAAGCGATCAAATATGTCAGTGATACCGCCAACCGACTCGGCAAAGGGGTGTGTCTATGTGGCGAGATGGCGGCTGACCCACTGAGCTTTTTGGTGCTCCTCGGTATCGGCATACGTGAATTTTCCATGGTTGCACCATTCATTCCCCGCACCAAGGCGTTTCTCTCCGACCTGAATTGCTCTGACGCCACCTATATCGCAGAAGAAGTCCTGCAAATGGGCGGCAGCGAACAGATTCACGATTTTCTTGTTGCGGCGGTCAACGACCTACACAGCTAG
- a CDS encoding nucleoside-diphosphate sugar epimerase/dehydratase, whose product MKDDMIKLLLFRRLPLTISINLFAIICGLVMAYLVRFDFQVPFDFPVSFWRLLPAVIGIKLLVFWRYGLFSGWWRYVSMSDLIAICKANVLGSAGVVLYAVFVYRLEMIPRTILFLDGLFCFLLVAGIRFITRAFRENFYPMPSSEVSKTRMLIVGAGDAGQMIARELRLNRNLSYHAIGFIDDDRRKLKERFLGLPVLGTAEDLPSVCRKKQIEEVIIAIPSATGKQIRSIVDQCQKADVRYKTLPGVGSLLDGSVSIEQIKDVSLDDLLGRDPVRLDTQQISGYLCGKRVLVTGAGGSIGSELCRQAARFNPSKLILFENSETPLFTIEKELRKAHPKLLIYPIIGDIRYRARVEAIFDEFMPEVVFHAAAYKHVPMMEVNPAEAVNNNVRGTQVVAEAAHMFRVERFVMVSTDKAVNPTNVMGTTKRAAEKIVQALSRRSKTRFVTVRFGNVLGSNGSVIPIFKEQIRHGGPVTVTHKDITRFFMTIPEASQLVLQAGSMGEGGEIYLLDMGEPVKILHLAEELIRLSGKTPHDDIDIEFTGLRPGEKLYEELLLEEEGIKPTTHEKICIARSVLEDEMILTVQLEQLFDAARKLDLKLTVDLLQKIVPEYQPADHLSVRRLS is encoded by the coding sequence TTGAAAGATGACATGATTAAGCTATTGTTATTCAGGCGCTTGCCTTTGACGATATCCATCAACCTTTTCGCAATTATTTGCGGCCTTGTGATGGCGTATCTTGTTCGTTTTGATTTTCAGGTGCCATTCGATTTCCCGGTATCTTTTTGGCGTTTATTACCCGCGGTAATCGGCATTAAACTCCTGGTGTTCTGGCGTTATGGTCTCTTCAGTGGTTGGTGGCGCTATGTTTCAATGTCGGATCTTATTGCGATTTGTAAAGCCAATGTCCTGGGGTCTGCAGGCGTTGTTCTTTATGCGGTATTTGTTTACCGTCTGGAGATGATCCCACGCACCATCTTATTTTTAGATGGTTTATTCTGCTTTTTACTGGTTGCCGGTATTCGCTTTATTACCCGCGCGTTTCGAGAGAATTTCTATCCCATGCCTAGCAGTGAGGTCAGCAAAACACGTATGCTGATCGTTGGTGCCGGCGATGCCGGCCAGATGATTGCCCGGGAACTGCGTCTCAATAGAAATCTTAGTTATCATGCGATCGGTTTCATTGATGATGACCGGCGCAAATTAAAAGAACGTTTTCTTGGGTTACCGGTTTTGGGAACCGCTGAAGATCTTCCATCGGTCTGTCGAAAAAAGCAGATTGAAGAGGTGATTATCGCCATCCCTTCCGCGACCGGCAAGCAAATCCGCTCCATTGTCGATCAATGCCAGAAAGCTGATGTGCGGTACAAAACATTGCCCGGTGTGGGGTCCCTTTTGGATGGGTCGGTCTCAATTGAGCAGATCAAAGATGTGTCTTTAGACGATTTGCTTGGTCGTGATCCGGTCCGACTCGATACGCAGCAAATCTCCGGCTACTTGTGTGGTAAACGGGTCTTGGTGACTGGCGCCGGCGGGAGTATCGGTAGTGAGCTGTGTCGTCAGGCGGCTCGGTTTAATCCCAGCAAGTTGATTTTATTTGAAAATAGCGAAACGCCCTTATTTACCATTGAAAAGGAGTTGAGGAAGGCTCATCCAAAATTGTTGATCTATCCGATCATCGGCGATATTCGCTACCGTGCGCGTGTCGAAGCGATTTTCGATGAGTTTATGCCCGAAGTTGTTTTTCATGCGGCCGCCTACAAGCATGTGCCGATGATGGAAGTGAATCCGGCCGAAGCTGTGAACAACAATGTACGCGGCACCCAGGTTGTTGCGGAAGCGGCCCACATGTTTCGGGTTGAGCGTTTTGTCATGGTGTCGACCGATAAAGCGGTAAATCCGACCAATGTGATGGGAACAACCAAACGCGCTGCGGAAAAAATAGTCCAGGCGTTGTCGCGCCGCAGCAAAACCCGCTTTGTCACTGTCCGTTTTGGAAATGTCTTGGGAAGCAACGGCAGTGTTATCCCCATTTTTAAAGAGCAGATTCGCCATGGTGGCCCGGTGACGGTGACCCACAAAGATATCACCCGGTTTTTCATGACGATTCCCGAAGCCTCCCAGTTGGTGCTGCAAGCAGGAAGTATGGGAGAGGGCGGGGAAATTTACCTCCTGGATATGGGGGAGCCGGTTAAAATTCTCCATCTTGCTGAAGAACTGATTCGTTTGTCCGGTAAAACACCCCATGACGACATCGATATTGAATTTACCGGCTTGCGTCCTGGGGAAAAACTTTATGAGGAACTCCTCCTTGAAGAGGAAGGAATCAAACCCACCACCCATGAAAAGATCTGTATTGCTCGATCTGTTCTCGAAGACGAGATGATCCTCACAGTGCAATTGGAACAATTATTTGATGCTGCACGGAAGCTTGATCTTAAACTGACCGTTGATTTGCTACAGAAGATCGTTCCGGAATATCAACCTGCAGACCATTTGTCCGTGCGCAGATTGAGTTGA
- a CDS encoding cytidylate kinase-like family protein, which yields MAIITISREMGSGGSIIARNLADKLGYDLIDGEAILKVAASYGLTADNVEMADEKPPAFVESLDESLEIDMHRIEQIILEYALKGNVIIYGRGGQDLLAGINTVFRTRIIAPFDIRVERWAEREWLDPDLSRILVRKSDQQRAGFIKYYFDRDWNDPYDYDLVINTVKISEEMAVELICKGIEEKNLQDNNERCRQKLIDLIQCKKTEIAILQSDQVDGYHLQVHVDGGVTVLEGHVHSEDERRAIHAIIKDLAPGQELKDQLKVFAYHINPKEG from the coding sequence ATGGCAATCATTACTATCTCGCGTGAAATGGGCAGTGGAGGCTCTATTATTGCGCGCAATCTGGCTGACAAATTGGGCTACGACCTCATTGACGGCGAAGCAATTCTCAAAGTTGCCGCCTCGTACGGTCTAACCGCCGACAATGTTGAAATGGCGGACGAAAAACCGCCGGCATTCGTTGAAAGCCTTGACGAAAGTCTTGAGATTGATATGCATCGCATCGAGCAGATCATTCTTGAATATGCCCTCAAGGGCAACGTCATCATCTATGGTCGCGGTGGACAGGACCTTCTCGCCGGAATCAACACGGTTTTTCGTACCCGCATCATTGCCCCGTTCGACATCCGCGTGGAGCGCTGGGCGGAGCGGGAGTGGCTCGATCCTGATTTATCCCGTATTCTGGTGCGCAAAAGCGATCAGCAACGTGCCGGATTTATCAAATATTACTTCGACCGCGACTGGAACGATCCTTACGATTACGACCTGGTGATCAATACCGTCAAAATCTCCGAAGAGATGGCCGTTGAGCTGATTTGTAAAGGCATTGAAGAAAAAAATCTTCAGGACAACAATGAGCGCTGCCGACAAAAACTGATCGATCTGATTCAGTGCAAAAAAACGGAAATCGCCATCTTGCAATCGGACCAAGTCGATGGCTATCACCTGCAAGTTCATGTCGATGGAGGTGTCACGGTTCTTGAAGGCCATGTCCACAGCGAAGACGAACGCCGCGCCATTCATGCGATTATCAAGGATCTGGCTCCCGGTCAGGAACTAAAAGACCAGCTTAAAGTGTTCGCTTACCATATCAACCCCAAGGAGGGCTAG
- the glpX gene encoding class II fructose-bisphosphatase — MDRSLALELARVTEAAAVACGRWVGRGDKISADDAATTAMRQTLGIMDIDGTVVIGEGEMDEAPMLYIGEKVGNDSGPKVDIAVDPLEGTTLCSKGGPGAIATIALAPAGGFLHAPDMYMEKIIVGPEAKGCIDINDLPSNNLKRMAEAKRCNIEDLTVVLLDRPRHDDAVADIRRVGARIKLISDGDVAPAVATGIPDSGIDMVLGVGGAPEGVLAAAAVKCFGGDMQARLIFTTDEERERAPKMGITDFDKVYTAEELAGGDVFFAASGVTGGDLLRGVRYFSGGAKTHTIVMRSKSRTIRFIDSYHYLEHKPGFEA, encoded by the coding sequence ATGGATAGAAGTCTGGCTCTGGAACTGGCCCGTGTCACTGAAGCTGCTGCCGTCGCCTGTGGGCGTTGGGTTGGACGTGGAGACAAGATTTCCGCGGATGATGCGGCGACCACAGCCATGCGCCAGACGTTGGGGATCATGGATATTGACGGCACCGTTGTCATCGGCGAGGGGGAAATGGACGAGGCACCGATGCTCTACATCGGTGAGAAAGTCGGCAACGACAGCGGGCCCAAAGTTGATATCGCAGTTGATCCTCTGGAGGGAACGACATTGTGCTCCAAAGGCGGTCCCGGTGCGATTGCCACTATCGCCCTGGCTCCTGCTGGAGGCTTTCTCCACGCACCGGACATGTATATGGAAAAAATCATTGTCGGCCCTGAAGCCAAGGGGTGCATTGATATTAATGATCTCCCTTCGAATAATCTGAAACGGATGGCCGAAGCGAAACGCTGCAACATTGAAGACCTGACGGTTGTTTTGCTGGACCGTCCTCGTCACGATGACGCGGTTGCAGACATTCGTCGGGTGGGCGCCCGAATCAAGCTGATCAGTGATGGTGATGTCGCCCCTGCGGTGGCGACAGGCATTCCGGACAGCGGGATTGACATGGTTCTCGGCGTTGGCGGTGCTCCGGAAGGGGTGTTAGCTGCGGCGGCCGTCAAGTGTTTCGGCGGTGACATGCAGGCCCGGCTGATTTTCACCACCGACGAAGAGCGCGAACGTGCCCCTAAAATGGGCATCACCGATTTTGACAAAGTTTATACGGCCGAGGAACTCGCCGGTGGCGATGTCTTTTTTGCCGCCAGCGGCGTCACGGGTGGTGACCTGCTCAGAGGTGTGCGCTATTTCTCCGGCGGGGCCAAGACGCACACAATCGTGATGCGCTCCAAAAGCCGTACAATCCGTTTTATTGACTCTTACCACTATCTGGAGCACAAGCCCGGGTTTGAAGCCTAG
- a CDS encoding sugar transferase gives MTVLLTGATGFIGRRLFRELSRNHEVRGVTHKNCVGVNAAGLIAREMNAETDWSDLVMGCDVVVHTAARVHVMADSAESTMESYTLVNVEGTLHLARQAAMAGVKRFVFLSSIKVNGEWSETGKPLTETDAVAPVDKYAQSKYDAEKALQQLARETGMEVVIIRLPLVYGPGVRGNFFRLMQLVDSRLPLPLGAVNNQRSLIGLDNLSDFITRCLDHPAAANEVFLVSDGEDLSTTDLLKRLARAMGRRSWLIPLPPGMLIRGAHALGKEAVAQRLLGSLQVDISKARQLIGWQPPVSVDEGLKRCVQNNLSQQGLLRLFDIFFSGVGLVICLPIFSLVLIAGWLDSRSPLFFQQRVGRFGQPFTLIKFRTMKLETSSVPTHLAPASSVTTLGRFLRTTKLDELPQLWNVLKGDMSLVGPRPSLIDQDELICERKMRGVLDARPGITGLAQINGIDMSAPKSLAEVDLELLKTLTVKDYFLYIFKTLSGKGAGDRVAR, from the coding sequence ATGACTGTTTTACTCACCGGTGCAACAGGCTTTATCGGTCGCCGGCTTTTTCGGGAGCTTTCCCGGAACCATGAGGTCCGCGGTGTTACGCATAAAAATTGTGTTGGGGTGAATGCTGCCGGCTTGATTGCCAGAGAGATGAATGCGGAGACGGACTGGTCGGATCTCGTTATGGGATGCGATGTTGTGGTGCACACCGCTGCTCGTGTTCACGTCATGGCTGATTCGGCTGAATCTACCATGGAGTCCTATACTCTGGTAAATGTTGAAGGAACCCTGCACCTTGCCAGGCAGGCGGCAATGGCGGGGGTCAAGCGGTTTGTTTTTTTAAGCTCCATTAAAGTCAATGGCGAATGGTCGGAAACAGGAAAACCGTTGACGGAAACGGATGCTGTTGCTCCCGTTGACAAGTATGCCCAGTCAAAATATGACGCTGAAAAGGCGTTGCAGCAGCTTGCTCGGGAAACCGGAATGGAAGTCGTTATTATCCGGCTTCCTCTGGTTTACGGCCCCGGAGTTAGGGGGAACTTTTTCCGTTTGATGCAGCTGGTGGATTCAAGACTTCCCCTTCCCCTGGGCGCGGTAAACAATCAGCGCTCGTTGATCGGTCTTGATAATCTCAGTGATTTTATTACGAGATGCCTTGATCATCCTGCAGCCGCCAACGAGGTTTTTCTCGTCTCTGATGGCGAGGATCTTTCCACAACGGATTTGCTGAAGCGACTTGCTCGGGCGATGGGAAGACGGAGCTGGTTAATCCCCTTGCCGCCGGGAATGTTGATCCGGGGTGCTCATGCTCTTGGCAAGGAAGCTGTCGCGCAACGCTTATTGGGGTCCTTGCAAGTGGATATCAGCAAAGCACGCCAACTCATTGGCTGGCAGCCGCCAGTCTCTGTTGATGAGGGGCTGAAGCGGTGTGTTCAAAATAACCTCTCTCAACAGGGTTTGCTGCGTTTGTTTGATATTTTTTTTTCCGGGGTCGGGCTAGTGATCTGTCTGCCAATTTTTTCTCTGGTGTTGATTGCCGGATGGCTGGATTCACGTTCTCCGCTGTTTTTTCAGCAGCGTGTCGGGCGATTTGGCCAGCCTTTTACGTTGATCAAATTCCGCACAATGAAATTAGAAACATCCTCGGTTCCCACCCATCTGGCTCCTGCGTCGTCAGTGACAACATTAGGTCGTTTTTTAAGAACGACCAAGTTGGATGAGTTGCCTCAGTTATGGAATGTTTTAAAAGGGGACATGAGCTTGGTTGGCCCTCGGCCCAGCCTTATTGATCAGGATGAGCTTATCTGTGAGCGGAAAATGAGAGGTGTTTTGGATGCCCGTCCGGGAATTACTGGGCTGGCACAAATTAATGGCATTGATATGTCGGCTCCGAAGTCTCTCGCTGAGGTCGATTTGGAATTATTGAAAACATTGACGGTGAAGGATTATTTTCTCTATATTTTTAAGACATTAAGCGGAAAAGGGGCGGGGGACCGTGTCGCAAGATGA
- a CDS encoding lipopolysaccharide kinase InaA family protein — translation MSLFKKAHNNWVFLGKDEEKDVFSSLQSALALKGTCLSKDPISFVQKVTLKNSTYYIKVYTRNGKGLRHYLGRGRLQGEWENLLHFNQLGIPTPRIVAYGQLKRHGRFKIGALITEEVPHSDDLLNLAKKNPMKFQDRSWVKVILRQVSDYTARLHQHGFIHWDLKWRNILVSTEDETYPKVFFFDCPLGKTRRGWLRSRGIVKDLACLDKVGKKTLSRTQRLRFFKYYEKINHLTPSHKRKILQVLNFFADE, via the coding sequence ATGTCTTTGTTTAAAAAAGCTCACAACAACTGGGTCTTTCTCGGCAAGGATGAGGAAAAAGACGTTTTCTCGTCTCTTCAATCAGCCCTGGCTCTGAAAGGAACATGCCTGTCCAAAGACCCGATCAGCTTTGTTCAAAAAGTCACCCTCAAGAACTCAACCTACTATATCAAGGTCTATACCCGTAACGGCAAAGGGCTCAGGCATTATCTGGGACGTGGACGACTGCAGGGAGAATGGGAAAATCTCCTCCATTTCAACCAATTGGGAATCCCTACGCCACGGATCGTCGCTTACGGGCAGCTCAAGCGCCACGGCAGGTTTAAAATCGGTGCGCTGATTACCGAGGAAGTTCCCCACTCTGACGATCTCCTTAATTTAGCAAAAAAGAATCCTATGAAGTTTCAAGACCGCTCCTGGGTCAAAGTCATTCTTCGTCAGGTATCTGACTATACCGCGCGCCTTCATCAGCACGGTTTTATTCACTGGGATCTCAAATGGCGCAACATCCTTGTGTCAACCGAAGATGAAACATACCCCAAAGTCTTCTTTTTTGATTGTCCTCTCGGAAAAACACGCCGAGGCTGGCTGCGTAGCCGGGGAATTGTCAAGGACTTAGCTTGCCTGGATAAAGTCGGCAAGAAAACCCTGAGCCGAACACAACGCCTGAGATTTTTTAAATACTACGAAAAAATCAATCATCTCACTCCGTCTCACAAGCGTAAAATCCTGCAGGTCCTCAACTTCTTTGCGGATGAGTAA
- a CDS encoding NifU family protein gives MKEQIETVLDEVRPTLLADGGNVELVDVSDDGVVSVKLVGACGSCPMSTVTLKMGIERILLEKVPGVKEVVQVP, from the coding sequence ATGAAAGAACAAATTGAAACAGTACTGGATGAAGTTCGCCCGACCTTGTTGGCTGATGGTGGTAATGTTGAACTTGTTGACGTCAGTGACGATGGCGTTGTCAGTGTTAAACTGGTTGGTGCCTGTGGCTCCTGTCCGATGTCCACAGTGACGTTGAAGATGGGCATTGAGCGGATTTTGCTGGAAAAAGTTCCCGGTGTAAAAGAGGTTGTTCAGGTACCATAA
- a CDS encoding glycosyltransferase: MRHSSLPKYAVLLAACNGSQWIDAQLDTILGQDAVDVTVFVSVDLSSDGTEACVRRRSALDARIIFLPTGKTFGCAAKNFYRLLRDVDLTGFDYLAFADQDDLWHEDKLARACDKLMQGYSAYSSNVTAFWTDGRKKLIQKAQPQRQYDFLFEAAGPGCTYVFARSFFEVLQNVAILRQAEMEEVFLHDWLFYALARSGGYRWYIDPEPGLLYRQHQINQVGANFGLRAWAKRMKMIVSRWYRAEVVKIACLCQMSYESFSTPVADGPKSAQRFVLHHIGCCRRYWRDRLVLYVSCLLGLF; encoded by the coding sequence TTGCGACATTCTTCTCTGCCAAAATATGCTGTTTTGCTGGCGGCCTGTAACGGGTCCCAGTGGATTGATGCGCAGCTGGATACCATTTTAGGTCAAGACGCTGTTGACGTGACCGTCTTTGTCAGTGTCGATCTTTCTTCAGACGGAACTGAAGCCTGTGTCCGTCGTCGTAGTGCACTGGATGCACGTATTATTTTTTTACCAACTGGGAAGACGTTTGGATGTGCGGCGAAAAATTTTTATCGATTGCTTCGTGATGTTGATCTCACTGGATTTGATTACCTTGCCTTTGCAGATCAGGATGACCTTTGGCATGAAGATAAACTTGCTCGAGCCTGTGATAAATTGATGCAAGGCTATTCTGCCTATTCCAGTAATGTTACTGCTTTTTGGACTGATGGGCGGAAAAAGCTTATTCAAAAAGCTCAGCCTCAGCGGCAGTATGATTTTTTATTTGAAGCGGCAGGGCCGGGCTGTACCTATGTTTTTGCACGATCGTTTTTTGAGGTATTGCAGAATGTGGCCATATTGCGCCAAGCAGAAATGGAGGAGGTCTTTCTCCATGACTGGCTGTTTTATGCGCTTGCTCGTTCTGGAGGTTATCGCTGGTATATCGACCCTGAACCAGGATTGCTCTATCGGCAGCACCAGATTAATCAGGTTGGTGCAAATTTTGGCCTGCGTGCTTGGGCAAAGAGAATGAAAATGATTGTTTCTCGTTGGTATCGTGCTGAAGTTGTAAAAATTGCGTGTCTTTGCCAAATGAGTTATGAGTCATTTTCAACGCCTGTTGCCGATGGACCAAAAAGTGCCCAGCGTTTTGTCCTTCATCATATTGGCTGTTGTCGTCGCTATTGGCGAGACCGTCTGGTTTTATATGTCAGTTGTTTACTCGGGTTATTTTAG
- a CDS encoding SAM-dependent methyltransferase, with protein sequence MTEQPHGSSNPLLEQIIADAISQQGGLSFYEYMQRCLYHPQHGYYMAARQRVGAKGDFFTSSSVHRLFGALIARQLHQMWQLLGSGSFTVVEQGAGDGFLALDILDTLQGDYPQMYACIRYVLIDVSADNRCRQQEHLQTHADRVSWQDFDTLGSFAGCFLSNELIDAFAVHMVEKHDGQLQEVYVVQGQQGFEEELRPTDDAEFARHFDLVGAGVVEGCRGEVCLAVQPWMESVAAKLERGFVLTIDYGYPAQELYAPFRRQGTLLCYYQHTANDNPYQNVGCQDITSHVDFTLLEKCGEIVGLETLHFTEQYRFLMGLGFVEELVRLQAEETDPKKAMALRMTLKNLILPDGGMGETFKVLIQGKGVGRPDLLCQRKISDISAAFA encoded by the coding sequence ATGACAGAACAACCCCACGGCTCCTCGAATCCCTTGTTAGAGCAGATCATTGCCGATGCTATCTCACAACAGGGTGGTCTTTCATTTTATGAATATATGCAGCGCTGTCTTTACCACCCGCAGCATGGCTATTATATGGCGGCTCGCCAGCGCGTTGGCGCCAAGGGGGATTTTTTCACCTCGTCGTCCGTTCATCGCTTATTCGGTGCTCTAATCGCACGCCAGTTGCATCAGATGTGGCAACTGCTGGGCAGTGGTTCTTTTACTGTCGTTGAACAGGGCGCGGGTGACGGCTTTCTTGCCCTCGATATTCTTGATACTCTCCAGGGTGACTATCCGCAGATGTATGCGTGTATCCGCTATGTTCTTATTGATGTCAGTGCCGACAATCGTTGCAGGCAACAGGAACATTTGCAGACTCATGCTGATCGGGTGTCGTGGCAGGACTTTGATACGCTTGGCAGCTTTGCCGGGTGTTTTTTGAGTAATGAGCTGATTGATGCCTTTGCCGTTCATATGGTTGAAAAACACGATGGGCAGCTACAGGAAGTTTATGTCGTTCAGGGGCAACAGGGCTTTGAAGAAGAGTTGCGTCCGACGGATGATGCTGAATTTGCCCGCCATTTTGATTTGGTTGGCGCAGGCGTTGTCGAGGGGTGCCGCGGCGAGGTTTGTCTGGCGGTTCAGCCGTGGATGGAGTCGGTTGCGGCAAAACTTGAGCGTGGCTTTGTGTTGACCATTGATTACGGTTATCCGGCGCAAGAGCTTTATGCGCCGTTTCGTCGACAGGGTACCCTGTTGTGCTATTATCAACATACCGCTAATGATAACCCGTATCAGAATGTTGGTTGTCAGGATATCACCAGCCATGTTGATTTCACATTGCTTGAGAAGTGTGGTGAAATCGTGGGGCTGGAAACGCTTCATTTTACCGAACAATATCGTTTTTTGATGGGCTTGGGCTTTGTTGAGGAATTAGTCCGTTTGCAGGCTGAGGAGACTGATCCGAAGAAAGCCATGGCGTTGCGGATGACTTTGAAAAATTTGATTTTACCTGATGGCGGCATGGGGGAAACGTTTAAGGTGCTGATTCAGGGTAAAGGAGTTGGTCGCCCAGACTTGCTTTGCCAGCGCAAAATTAGTGATATTTCGGCTGCTTTTGCTTGA